A portion of the Synergistaceae bacterium genome contains these proteins:
- a CDS encoding valine--tRNA ligase yields MTTRQRNRNLDKSYSPDQIEQKWYAQWLEHGLFNAEINPEAKAFSIVIPPPNVTGSLHVGHAFDHTFQDIMCRTKRMEGYSVLWLPGTDHAGIATQNVVEKALAKQNISRYDLGREEFVRRVWEWKAEYGSRIINQMKRLGNSCDWRRERFTLDEGLSRAVRAVFVRLYKKGLIYRGKYIVNWCPRCATAISDLEVEYEESQGSFYYVKYPLVEKDCGEEYILVATTRPETIIGDVAIAVHPRSEKYKHLIGKHVIVPLANREIPIIEDNMVDPEFGTGCVKITPAHDPNDFLVGLNHNLEQIQVIDSRGIMNENAGKYKGMTIEEARRESVKDLEALGQLLKVEQITHSVGHCQRCGTTVEPYLSEQWFVKTKPLADRGVQAVKDGRIRWVPEQWEKTYFNWMENIRDWCISRQLWWGHRIPAWECKDCGHITVAEVDPTECEHCHSKNIEQESDVLDTWFSSALWPFSTMGWPDKTPELSYFYPTSLMVTGFDIIFFWVARMIMMGLEFMDDVPFRDVYIHSLIRDEHGKKMSKTKGNVIDPLIMIEQYGADALRMTLAALSVQGRDILLSSTRIETYRFFMNKLWNASRFALMNLDDEVREIDPSQLHLHDKFILTRTQEVAKRTRELLDTYDIGTAARGLYDFVWGDLCDWYLEMSKPALKGDEGEARKHTTQGVLEEVFRTVLPLLHPFIPFVTEELWAAFGFNEDFIMRTAWPEAKAEYTFAGAVEEMAVLQDVVRELRSLRAEAHIPPQQKLPRAVVRVDGSSAAAKTLGASLNQIENLCKVNDVVLESPAHEWTHGPSLSGMSGEAEVRLPVGDVLDVQKEIARLQGEVANIEKAIASSQARLDKPSFVERAPAEVVEKERAKVAEGAAQIARLKANLKSLSR; encoded by the coding sequence ATGACAACAAGACAACGCAACAGAAATCTAGACAAGAGTTATTCACCCGACCAAATAGAGCAGAAATGGTATGCCCAATGGCTGGAGCACGGGCTCTTCAACGCAGAGATTAACCCCGAAGCTAAAGCCTTCTCGATCGTGATTCCACCGCCCAACGTAACCGGCTCTCTTCACGTCGGGCACGCATTCGACCATACGTTTCAGGACATCATGTGCCGCACGAAGAGGATGGAGGGCTACAGCGTCCTGTGGCTGCCCGGTACTGACCACGCCGGAATAGCCACACAGAACGTAGTCGAGAAAGCCTTAGCGAAGCAGAACATCTCGCGCTACGACTTGGGGCGTGAAGAGTTTGTGCGCAGGGTCTGGGAGTGGAAGGCAGAGTACGGCTCGCGTATCATCAACCAGATGAAGAGGCTCGGCAACTCCTGCGACTGGCGGCGCGAAAGATTTACCCTAGACGAAGGATTATCACGTGCTGTGCGTGCAGTGTTCGTGAGGCTGTACAAGAAGGGGCTTATTTATCGCGGAAAGTACATCGTGAACTGGTGCCCGCGCTGTGCGACGGCGATTTCTGACCTTGAAGTAGAGTACGAAGAGAGTCAGGGCAGTTTCTACTACGTGAAATATCCGTTAGTCGAGAAGGACTGCGGAGAAGAATATATCCTTGTTGCGACGACGAGGCCGGAAACGATAATCGGAGACGTGGCTATAGCAGTTCACCCGCGCTCTGAGAAGTACAAGCACCTCATCGGGAAACACGTAATTGTGCCTCTCGCGAATCGTGAGATTCCCATCATTGAGGACAACATGGTAGACCCTGAGTTCGGGACGGGATGCGTGAAGATTACGCCGGCGCATGACCCTAATGATTTTCTCGTGGGACTGAACCACAACCTCGAGCAGATACAGGTGATTGATTCACGCGGAATAATGAACGAGAACGCCGGAAAGTACAAGGGCATGACGATTGAGGAAGCCCGCCGTGAGTCGGTGAAGGACCTCGAGGCACTCGGCCAGCTCCTGAAGGTTGAGCAGATTACTCACAGCGTCGGACACTGCCAGCGTTGCGGAACTACGGTAGAGCCGTATTTATCGGAGCAGTGGTTCGTGAAGACCAAGCCCCTCGCAGACAGGGGAGTACAGGCGGTGAAGGACGGACGGATTCGCTGGGTGCCCGAGCAGTGGGAGAAGACGTACTTCAACTGGATGGAGAACATCCGCGACTGGTGCATTTCGCGCCAGCTGTGGTGGGGGCATCGCATCCCCGCGTGGGAGTGCAAGGACTGCGGACACATCACGGTTGCTGAGGTTGACCCGACGGAGTGCGAGCACTGCCACAGCAAGAACATCGAGCAGGAAAGCGACGTGCTGGATACGTGGTTCAGCTCCGCGCTCTGGCCGTTCTCGACGATGGGCTGGCCTGACAAGACTCCCGAACTCTCTTACTTCTACCCGACATCGCTGATGGTTACGGGGTTCGACATCATATTCTTCTGGGTTGCGCGAATGATTATGATGGGGCTTGAGTTCATGGACGACGTACCTTTCAGGGATGTATATATTCACTCGCTGATAAGGGACGAGCACGGCAAGAAGATGAGCAAGACGAAGGGCAACGTCATTGATCCGCTCATTATGATCGAGCAGTACGGAGCTGATGCGCTGAGGATGACTCTTGCGGCACTCTCTGTGCAGGGGAGAGACATTCTGCTCTCGTCAACGCGCATTGAGACCTACCGCTTCTTCATGAACAAGCTGTGGAACGCCTCACGTTTCGCGCTGATGAACCTCGACGACGAAGTCAGGGAGATTGACCCTTCACAGCTTCACCTTCACGACAAGTTCATACTGACGCGCACTCAGGAAGTGGCCAAGAGGACGCGCGAACTTCTCGACACATACGACATAGGCACGGCGGCAAGAGGGCTCTACGATTTTGTGTGGGGTGATTTGTGCGACTGGTATTTAGAGATGTCGAAGCCAGCCCTCAAAGGCGACGAAGGAGAAGCCCGCAAACACACGACGCAGGGAGTGCTCGAGGAAGTCTTCAGGACAGTGCTGCCCCTTCTGCACCCGTTCATTCCGTTCGTAACTGAGGAACTATGGGCGGCGTTCGGGTTCAACGAGGACTTCATCATGAGGACTGCTTGGCCGGAAGCGAAGGCTGAATACACGTTCGCGGGAGCAGTTGAGGAGATGGCGGTACTGCAGGATGTTGTGAGAGAACTGCGCAGCCTCCGTGCAGAAGCTCACATTCCGCCCCAGCAGAAGCTGCCGCGCGCAGTTGTACGCGTTGACGGCTCATCAGCGGCGGCCAAGACACTTGGTGCTTCCCTGAACCAGATCGAGAACCTCTGCAAGGTGAATGACGTTGTGCTCGAGTCTCCTGCGCATGAATGGACGCACGGGCCTTCGTTGTCGGGAATGAGCGGAGAAGCTGAAGTGAGGCTGCCGGTCGGTGATGTGCTTGACGTTCAGAAGGAGATTGCGCGCCTTCAGGGTGAGGTTGCGAACATCGAGAAGGCTATAGCATCAAGTCAGGCAAGGCTGGACAAACCCAGCTTCGTTGAGCGAGCACCGGCTGAAGTTGTGGAGAAGGAACGCGCGAAGGTTGCGGAAGGAGCTGCGCAGATAGCACGGCTGAAGGCGAATCTTAAGAGCTTGAGCAGATAG
- a CDS encoding low specificity L-threonine aldolase, with protein sequence MIRFETDYQEGAHPRILERLSLTNFEQTSGYGVDPHTERAKELIRSALGRADAEVFFLVGGTQTNATVIKFMLSPCEGVIAVSSGHINVHESGAIEATGHKVIALEGKAGLLSPETLRKYLADFWADPTNDHMVQPGMVYVSYSSELGTLYSKDMLTEIRAVCDEYRIKLFVDGARLGAGLTSEAADMTITDIAELADVFYIGGTKTGALFGEAVVFPHPERFDLRQFRTLIKQQGGLLAKGRLLGIQFEVLFEDGLYFENARHSNLQAMKIKRAFTEKGITFLIDSYTNQQFPILTPEQHEALSSQFSYELWQPMDDGRLAVRFCTSWATTDEAVSELTQAISRL encoded by the coding sequence ATAATCAGATTCGAGACAGACTATCAGGAGGGAGCGCACCCCAGAATCCTCGAGCGTCTCTCGCTCACCAACTTTGAGCAGACTTCCGGCTACGGCGTTGACCCTCACACCGAGCGCGCGAAGGAACTCATACGCTCAGCACTTGGCCGCGCTGATGCTGAAGTGTTCTTCCTCGTCGGAGGAACGCAGACCAACGCGACAGTGATAAAGTTCATGCTTTCTCCGTGCGAGGGAGTAATAGCGGTATCGTCGGGACATATCAACGTTCACGAGTCAGGAGCAATCGAGGCGACCGGGCACAAAGTCATAGCCCTTGAAGGGAAGGCCGGCCTTCTTTCGCCTGAAACTCTGCGGAAGTACCTTGCCGACTTCTGGGCAGACCCTACGAATGACCACATGGTTCAGCCCGGAATGGTCTACGTGTCCTACTCATCAGAGCTCGGAACTCTGTACAGCAAAGACATGCTCACGGAGATTCGCGCAGTCTGTGATGAGTACCGAATAAAACTGTTCGTTGACGGCGCACGTCTGGGAGCGGGCTTAACGTCAGAGGCAGCGGACATGACCATAACGGACATCGCGGAGCTGGCTGACGTGTTCTACATCGGAGGAACGAAGACCGGCGCGCTGTTCGGTGAAGCTGTGGTGTTCCCGCATCCCGAGAGGTTCGACCTGCGGCAGTTCAGGACTCTCATCAAGCAGCAGGGAGGACTCTTAGCGAAAGGCAGGCTGCTGGGGATTCAGTTCGAGGTGCTGTTTGAGGACGGGCTGTACTTCGAGAACGCAAGACACTCAAACCTTCAAGCAATGAAGATTAAGCGTGCATTCACGGAGAAGGGTATAACGTTCCTGATAGACTCGTACACTAACCAGCAGTTCCCCATTCTTACGCCGGAACAGCACGAGGCTCTGAGCTCGCAGTTCAGCTATGAGCTCTGGCAGCCAATGGATGACGGAAGATTAGCGGTTCGTTTCTGCACGAGCTGGGCAACAACAGACGAAGCAGTCAGCGAACTTACACAGGCAATCAGCAGACTATAG
- a CDS encoding NAD-dependent epimerase/dehydratase family protein — MKNEGAVMTRILITGINSYTGSAIARHIPNTSTISLRSSSWQSENFSSFGSVFHVAGIAHDSTKHSDKDAYYRVNTRLAFDAARKAKTDGVRQFIFMSSSIVYGQSAPIGQEKIITRDTHVNPQGYYGDSKVKAEEMLASLEDDSFRVCVLRCPMIYGRGCRGNYPILSKLARTLPVFPKVNNVRSMLYAENLAEFVRLVAENQERGIFWPQNAEYSNTSELVRMIAEVHGRRIKLVPYCELPLRGLAHVTGLVNKAFGSLAYDMSLSTYAQNYRLFTLRESIARTETS; from the coding sequence ATGAAGAATGAAGGAGCAGTCATGACCAGAATACTAATCACAGGCATCAACAGCTACACGGGCTCTGCTATCGCGCGGCACATCCCCAACACCTCAACCATAAGCCTCCGTAGTTCATCGTGGCAGAGCGAGAACTTCTCGTCGTTCGGCTCTGTCTTCCACGTTGCAGGAATCGCCCACGACTCCACGAAGCACAGCGACAAGGACGCGTACTACCGCGTGAACACACGGCTAGCTTTCGACGCGGCAAGGAAGGCCAAGACCGACGGCGTGAGGCAGTTCATCTTCATGAGCTCGTCAATCGTCTACGGACAATCCGCACCCATCGGGCAGGAGAAAATCATTACGCGTGATACCCACGTCAATCCGCAGGGCTACTACGGAGACAGCAAGGTCAAGGCTGAGGAGATGCTTGCCTCGCTGGAGGATGACTCGTTCAGGGTGTGCGTTCTGAGATGCCCGATGATTTACGGCAGAGGTTGCAGGGGAAACTATCCCATTCTCTCGAAGCTCGCAAGAACTCTTCCCGTTTTTCCGAAGGTGAACAACGTGCGCTCTATGCTTTACGCTGAGAACTTGGCCGAGTTCGTGAGGCTTGTCGCTGAGAATCAGGAGCGCGGAATCTTCTGGCCTCAGAATGCGGAATACTCGAACACTTCGGAGCTCGTCAGAATGATTGCTGAGGTTCACGGCAGACGGATAAAGCTAGTCCCGTACTGTGAACTTCCTCTTAGGGGATTAGCTCACGTTACGGGACTCGTGAATAAGGCGTTCGGTTCTCTGGCGTATGATATGTCTCTAAGCACCTACGCGCAGAACTACAGGCTGTTCACTCTCCGCGAGAGCATCGCAAGAACTGAAACCTCATAA
- a CDS encoding AMP-binding protein — translation MIEFLEIFIAAVKEHPDRPAVVDRDGTRTTTYAELYSCAFKVNNWLRTHGIGREDVAAIYFPKGLEYIAARIGIMMSGAAWLGLEDIMGRDRIDFAVHDSGCKVVFDMEKWNEAM, via the coding sequence ATGATTGAGTTTCTGGAAATTTTCATCGCCGCCGTCAAGGAACACCCCGACAGACCCGCAGTCGTCGACCGGGACGGGACGCGAACCACAACCTACGCCGAGCTGTACTCCTGCGCCTTCAAGGTCAATAACTGGCTGAGGACTCACGGCATCGGACGCGAGGACGTAGCAGCAATATACTTCCCGAAGGGTCTCGAGTACATCGCCGCACGAATCGGCATCATGATGTCCGGCGCGGCGTGGCTCGGACTCGAGGACATTATGGGCAGGGACAGAATAGATTTCGCCGTTCACGACAGCGGCTGTAAGGTCGTCTTCGACATGGAGAAGTGGAATGAGGCCATGTGA